The nucleotide sequence TTGAGCCGGGAGAAGTAGTCGCCGACGGCCTCGCGTGTCGACATCGATGTCGTGTCGATGCCGAAGTCGGTGATGGCCGCCGACGGGTTGAGCGCGGCGGCCGCCGACTTGCCCCCCTCCGGCGAGGCGGACTTTGCAGGTGTCTCAGTCATTTCCGGTTCTTTCTCGCCTCGGATCAGAGGACGGCGGCTTCGGGGCGGGCAAGGCCGAGGTCGCCGGAGCGACCGGCGGTGATCAGTTCCACGACCTGGCCGTGGGTGACGTCCTTGGTGTGCACTTCGGCGACGAGACGGCCGAGGTAGAGCACCGCGATACGGTCGGCGACCTCGAAGACGTCGGCCATGTTGTGGCTGATCAGCACGACGCCGAGGCCCTGTTCGGCGAGGCGGCGGACCAGGTCGAGCACCTGGCGGGTCTGCGCGACACCGAGCGCGGCGGTGGGCTCGTCGAGGAGGACGACCTTCGAGTCCCACAGCACGGACTTGGCGATCGCGACGGTCTGCCGCTGCCCGCCCGAGAGGGCCGAAACGGGCGTACGGACCGATTTCACGGTGCGGACCGAGAGCGAGGCGAGCGTCTCGCGGGCGGCCTTTTCCATGCTGGCCTCGTCGAGCAGCCATTTGCTGCCGCGTTCCCTGCCGAGGAACATGTTCTGCACGATGTCGAGGTTCTCGGCCAGCGCGAGGTCCTGGTAGACGACCTCGATCCCGAGATCCGCGGCGTCGCGCGGGCCGTGGATGTTCACCTGCTTGCCCTGGAACGTCACCGTTCCCGAGTCGTAGCCGTGGATTCCGGCGATCGACTTGACCAAAGTGGACTTACCGGCACCGTTGTCGCCGACCAGCGCGGTGACCTCGCCGGCGCGCACGTTGAAGTCCACGTCGTGGAGGACGTGGACCGGCCCGAAGCTCTTGTTCAGCTGCTTCAGTTCGAGGATGGGTTCACTCATGGGGGTTCTCGAATTCTCCCGGCTGGGTACCGGGCCGGTGCGCGCTGTCGGGAGCACGCACCGGCCCGGTCGTCTGGATTGAACAGGTCAGGAGATACCGAGCTGCGTGCACGCCGCGGCCAGGTCGCCGCCGCAGATCTCGGCCGCCTTGACGTAGCCCTGCGTCACGACCTCCTTGACGCCGTCCTTGGTGGTCAGCTTCGGCTCGAGGAGCACGGACTTGACCTCGCGGTTGCCCTTCGGGTCCTTCGCCTTGCCGGTGGCCAGCGCGTCGGCGCCCGCCTTGTCGCCCTTGGCCAGCAGGACGGCGAGCTTCGCCGCGGCTTCGGCCTCTTCCTTGATCGGCTTGAAGACGGTCATGTACTGGTCGCCGCGCAGGATCGCCATGAGGCCGTCCGCGGTGGCGTCCTGGCCGGTGACCGGGACCTTGCCGTTGAGGCCGTTCTTCTTCAGCACGGTGATGACCGCGCCGGCGAGACCGTCGTTCGCGGCGACGACGCCGTCGACCCTGCCCTTGTTGTCGGTCAGGATCTGCTCGAAGGTCTGGCCGCCCTTCTGGTTGTCCCAGTTGTCGATGGCCTGTTCCCGCACGAGTTTCAGGTCGCCGGCGGCGAATTTCGGCTGCAGCACGGACTTCTGGCCGTTGGCGAACAGCGTCGCGTTGTTGTCGGTCGGGGCACCCTCGATCATGACGACCTCGGCGCCCTTCTTGTCCTTCAGCGCGTCGGCGAGACCCTGGCCCTGAAGCTGGCCGACCTTCTCGTTGTCGAACGAGACGTAGTAGTCGGAGCTGCCGCCGAGGTTCAGGCGGTCGTAGTCGATCGTCGGGATGCCCGCGGCCTGCGCCTTGCGGGCGACCGCCGCGCCGACCTCGCCGTTGATGGCGGCGATGATCAGGACCTTGACGTTCTGCGCGATCATGCCGTCGGCCAGCGTGGTGAACTTCTGGACGTCGCCCTGGGCGTTCTGGACGTCGGCGTCGAAGCCCGCGTCCTTGAGCGCCTTGGTCAGGAACGGCTTGTCGAAGGACTCCCAGCGCGCGGAGGTGGCGGTCTCCGGCAGGATGACGCCGACCTTGCCACCGGCGGCGGCACCGCCGGGGGCGGGTGCGGACTGCGAGGAGTTGCCACTGCCCGAGTCGGCGGTGTTGGCGCCACAGGCGGAGAGCACCAGGCCGGCGCCCACCGTCGCGGCGAGGAGGGTAAGGGTTCTGCTGCGCATCCTCGTTCCTTCCGGATCTTGCTCGCGGGCGGCGATCCTCGAGGACCGGTCGCACCATCGCGCATATGTTGTGGGCGACAACATATGCCGCCGAACGTGTTTCACGGAAGACGGCTGAATCGATTAAGCCACATCAAATGGACACGGTTTGGCAACGTGGCCGTAGCAAGACGTACGAAGTCTAGGTGCGCTGACGGTGTGACCGCCACCACTCACTCAGCGTGATCGGCGCTGCTGATCGCGGTGCGAGGACCAGGGAGCTCGCCGACTTCCTCCGGACGAACCGGCGGTTACGCGTGACTGGACGGACGACACGCGTGATCCGATGGACGACACGCGTGATTGGACGGACGACACGGTGTGGAGCCGGATGCTCGGTGTGACGTCCGCCTGATCACGCGTGTCGTCCCTCCACACACGCGTGCCGTCCGTCTGATCACACGCGTGCCCGGTCATGGCGTTGGTCACCAGGAACGCAGGGTGACGATCCGCTCTTCGAGTTGCTCCACCGAAGCCATCGCGGTCGGCGGGCCGCCGCAGACCCGGCGCAGTTCGTTGTGGATCGCGCCGTGCGGCTTCTTCGTCCGGTGGTGGTGCACGCCCACCAACGCGTTCAGCTCCTTGCGCAGGCTGCCGAGCCGCTCGCTGACCGACTGCGGCCGCGCGACCGGAGCGGCTTCCTCGGCCTTGGGCTTGCGCCGCTTCTCGTCGGAGAGCTGCTCCTCCTGCCGCTTCCGCAGGAGGGCGCGGACCTGGTCCGGCTCCAGCAGCCCGGGCAGGCCGAGGTATTCCTGCTCCTCGTCGGAGCCGGAGAACACCGCGGTGCCGAAGGAGTTGCCGTCGTAGATGACCTGGTCGAGCTCGGCGGAGGCACCCAGCGAGGTGAACGCCTTCTCCTCCTCGCCCGGCTCGTCCTCGGTGCGGTTGGCCTGGGCCAGGAGTTCGTCGTCCCAGCCCTCCTTCTCGCGGTGCGGCTTGCCGAGGACGTGGTCGCGCTGCGCCTCCAGCTCGCTGGCCAGCTCCAGCAGCACCGGCACGCTCGGCAGGAACACCGAAGCGGTCTCGCCGGGTTTGCGCGAACGCACGTACCGGCCGATGGCCTGTGCGAAGAACAGCGGGGTCGACGCGCTCGTGGCGTAGACGCCGACCGCCAGCCGCGGCACGTCGACGCCTTCGGACACCATCCGGACCGCGACGAGCCAACGGTCGGTCGAATCGGAGAACTCCTTGATCCGCCCGGACGCCTTGGGATCGTCGGAGAGGACGACCGTCGGGGTTTGGCCGGAGATGCGCTCCAGGATCTTGGCGTAGGCGCGCGCCGAATCCTGGTCGGTGGCGATCACCAGACCGCCCGCGTCCGGGATGCCGTTGGCACGGAGCTGCGCGAGACGCGTGTCCGCGGCCTGGAGCACCGACGGGATCCACTCCCCGGCGGGGTCGAGCGCCGTGCGCCAGGCCCGTGCGTTCTGTTCCGCGGTCAGCGGCTCGCCGAGCCGCGCGGTGAACTCCTCCCCCGCGCTCGTGCGCCAGGAGGCCTCACCGGAGTAGGCGAGGAAGACGACCGGCCGGACCACGCCGTCGGCGAGCGCGTCGGCGTAGCCGTAGGCATGGTCGGCCTTGCTGCGCTGGAAACCCGAGCCGTCGGCCTCGTAGGTGACGAACGGGATCGGCGAGTCGTCGCTGCGGAACGGCGTCCCGGTGAGCGCGAGACGACGGACGGCGGGGGTGAACGCCTCGCGGATCGCGTCGCCCCACGACTTCGCGTCACCACCGTGGTGGATTTCGTCGAGGATGACCAGGGTCTTGCGGTTCTCGGTGCGCACGCGGTGCAGCGTCGGATGCGCGGCGACCTGCGCGTAGGTCACCGCGACCCCTTGGTAGTCACGCGAGGTGACGCCGGTGCCGTTGCGGAAGTTCGAGTCGATCGCGATCCCGGCGGCCGCGGCCGAGGCGGCCCACTGGTGCTTCAGGTGCTCGGTCGGCGCGACGATGGTGATCCGCTCGACGGTCCGGTCGCTCAGCAGCTCGGCGGCGATCCGGAGTCCGAACACCGTCTTGCCCGCGCCCGGCGTCGCGACGGCCAGGAAGTCCTGCGGTTTCTTCGTGAGGTACTTCGTCAGCGCTCGCCGCTGCCAGGCACGCAGCGGGCGGGCCGTGCTGTCCTTCGCCGCGGGAG is from Amycolatopsis lurida and encodes:
- a CDS encoding ATP-binding cassette domain-containing protein — its product is MSEPILELKQLNKSFGPVHVLHDVDFNVRAGEVTALVGDNGAGKSTLVKSIAGIHGYDSGTVTFQGKQVNIHGPRDAADLGIEVVYQDLALAENLDIVQNMFLGRERGSKWLLDEASMEKAARETLASLSVRTVKSVRTPVSALSGGQRQTVAIAKSVLWDSKVVLLDEPTAALGVAQTRQVLDLVRRLAEQGLGVVLISHNMADVFEVADRIAVLYLGRLVAEVHTKDVTHGQVVELITAGRSGDLGLARPEAAVL
- a CDS encoding sugar ABC transporter substrate-binding protein, with amino-acid sequence MRSRTLTLLAATVGAGLVLSACGANTADSGSGNSSQSAPAPGGAAAGGKVGVILPETATSARWESFDKPFLTKALKDAGFDADVQNAQGDVQKFTTLADGMIAQNVKVLIIAAINGEVGAAVARKAQAAGIPTIDYDRLNLGGSSDYYVSFDNEKVGQLQGQGLADALKDKKGAEVVMIEGAPTDNNATLFANGQKSVLQPKFAAGDLKLVREQAIDNWDNQKGGQTFEQILTDNKGRVDGVVAANDGLAGAVITVLKKNGLNGKVPVTGQDATADGLMAILRGDQYMTVFKPIKEEAEAAAKLAVLLAKGDKAGADALATGKAKDPKGNREVKSVLLEPKLTTKDGVKEVVTQGYVKAAEICGGDLAAACTQLGIS
- a CDS encoding DEAD/DEAH box helicase, translating into MSETVERDRGELGAPPAAKDSTARPLRAWQRRALTKYLTKKPQDFLAVATPGAGKTVFGLRIAAELLSDRTVERITIVAPTEHLKHQWAASAAAAGIAIDSNFRNGTGVTSRDYQGVAVTYAQVAAHPTLHRVRTENRKTLVILDEIHHGGDAKSWGDAIREAFTPAVRRLALTGTPFRSDDSPIPFVTYEADGSGFQRSKADHAYGYADALADGVVRPVVFLAYSGEASWRTSAGEEFTARLGEPLTAEQNARAWRTALDPAGEWIPSVLQAADTRLAQLRANGIPDAGGLVIATDQDSARAYAKILERISGQTPTVVLSDDPKASGRIKEFSDSTDRWLVAVRMVSEGVDVPRLAVGVYATSASTPLFFAQAIGRYVRSRKPGETASVFLPSVPVLLELASELEAQRDHVLGKPHREKEGWDDELLAQANRTEDEPGEEEKAFTSLGASAELDQVIYDGNSFGTAVFSGSDEEQEYLGLPGLLEPDQVRALLRKRQEEQLSDEKRRKPKAEEAAPVARPQSVSERLGSLRKELNALVGVHHHRTKKPHGAIHNELRRVCGGPPTAMASVEQLEERIVTLRSW